The following are encoded together in the Peromyscus leucopus breed LL Stock chromosome 1, UCI_PerLeu_2.1, whole genome shotgun sequence genome:
- the Ctu1 gene encoding cytoplasmic tRNA 2-thiolation protein 1 isoform X1: protein MTPLLSHQPCSVDAPNDLLLFPSQCRHHKLPAMPAPTCSSCHAARAALRRPRSGQALCGSCFCAAFEAEVLHTVLAGRLLPPGAVVAVGASGGKDSTVLAHVLRELTPRLGITLHLVAVDEGIGGYRDAALEAVSSQAARWELPLTIVAYADLFGGWTMDAVARSTAGSGRSRSCCTFCGVLRRRALEEGARLVGATHIVTGHNADDMAETVLMNFLRGDTGRLARGGVLGSGGEGCALPRCRPLQFASQKEVVLYAHFRRLRYFSEECVYAPEAFRGHARDLLKQLEAARPSTVLDLVHSAERLALAPAARPPPPGTCSRCGALASHTLCQACALLDGLNRGLPRLAIGKGRRVLQAQPPLPGNRSQATSDPVAPQGPCTCEQSRDGVTLCRDGGGQAGATCALQSDLSATE from the exons ATgacccctctcctctcccatcaGCCCTGCAGTGTAGACGCCCCAAATGATCTCCTACTCTTTCCTTCACAGTGTAGACATCACAAGCTTCCTGCGATGCCCGCCCCAACGTGTTCCTCCTGCCACGCGGCTCGTGCTGCTCTCCGCCGCCCGCGCTCAGGGCAGGCGCTGTGCGGCTCCTGCTTCTGTGCGGCCTTTGAGGCCGAGGTGCTGCACACGGTGCTCGCAGGGCGCCTGCTGCCCCCGGGTGCCGTGGTGGCCGTGGGCGCCTCGGGCGGCAAGGACTCCACGGTCCTGGCACATGTGCTGCGCGAGCTCACGCCGCGCCTGGGCATCACGCTGCACCTGGTGGCGGTGGACGAAGGCATCGGCGGCTACCGTGACGCAGCGCTGGAGGCCGTGAGCAGCCAGGCAGCGCGCTGGGAGCTGCCGCTCACCATTGTGGCCTATGCAGACCTGTTCGGGGGCTGGACGATGGACGCCGTGGCCCGCAGCACGGCCGGCTCTGGCCGCAGCCGTTCCTGCTGCACCTTCTGCGGGGTGCTGCGGAGGAGGGCGCTGGAGGAGGGCGCTCGCCTAGTGGGAGCTACACATATCGTGACAG GCCACAATGCCGACGATATGGCGGAGACAGTGCTCATGAACTTCCTGCGTGGTGATACGGGGCGGCTGGCACGGGGCGGAGTGCTGGGCTCTGGGGGCGAGGGGTGCGCCCTCCCGCGGTGCCGGCCACTGCAGTTCGCTTCGCAGAAGGAGGTGGTGCTGTACGCGCACTTCCGCCGCCTGCGCTACTTCTCCGAGGAGTGCGTGTACGCGCCCGAGGCCTTCCGCGGCCACGCTCGCGACCTGCTCAAGCAGCTGGAGGCGGCGCGGCCATCCACAGTGCTGGACCTCGTGCACTCGGCAGAGCGCCTCGCTCTTGCCCCGGCGGCTCGGCCGCCTCCTCCAGGCACCTGCTCCCGCTGCGGGGCGCTGGCCAGTCACACACTCTGCCAGGCCTGTGCACTCCTGGATGGCCTCAACCGAGGCCTGCCACGCCTGGCCATTGGCAAGGGCCGCCGCGTGCTGCAAGcccagccaccactgcccgggaaCCGGAGCCAGGCCACCAGTGACCCTGTGGCCCCACAGGGACCCTGCACCTGTGAGCAATCCAGAGATGGAGTCACCCTCTGCCGGGATGGAGGAGGCCAGGCAGGAGCCACCTGTGCCCTGCAGAGTGACCTGAGCGCCACTGAGTGA
- the Ctu1 gene encoding cytoplasmic tRNA 2-thiolation protein 1 isoform X2 codes for MPAPTCSSCHAARAALRRPRSGQALCGSCFCAAFEAEVLHTVLAGRLLPPGAVVAVGASGGKDSTVLAHVLRELTPRLGITLHLVAVDEGIGGYRDAALEAVSSQAARWELPLTIVAYADLFGGWTMDAVARSTAGSGRSRSCCTFCGVLRRRALEEGARLVGATHIVTGHNADDMAETVLMNFLRGDTGRLARGGVLGSGGEGCALPRCRPLQFASQKEVVLYAHFRRLRYFSEECVYAPEAFRGHARDLLKQLEAARPSTVLDLVHSAERLALAPAARPPPPGTCSRCGALASHTLCQACALLDGLNRGLPRLAIGKGRRVLQAQPPLPGNRSQATSDPVAPQGPCTCEQSRDGVTLCRDGGGQAGATCALQSDLSATE; via the exons ATGCCCGCCCCAACGTGTTCCTCCTGCCACGCGGCTCGTGCTGCTCTCCGCCGCCCGCGCTCAGGGCAGGCGCTGTGCGGCTCCTGCTTCTGTGCGGCCTTTGAGGCCGAGGTGCTGCACACGGTGCTCGCAGGGCGCCTGCTGCCCCCGGGTGCCGTGGTGGCCGTGGGCGCCTCGGGCGGCAAGGACTCCACGGTCCTGGCACATGTGCTGCGCGAGCTCACGCCGCGCCTGGGCATCACGCTGCACCTGGTGGCGGTGGACGAAGGCATCGGCGGCTACCGTGACGCAGCGCTGGAGGCCGTGAGCAGCCAGGCAGCGCGCTGGGAGCTGCCGCTCACCATTGTGGCCTATGCAGACCTGTTCGGGGGCTGGACGATGGACGCCGTGGCCCGCAGCACGGCCGGCTCTGGCCGCAGCCGTTCCTGCTGCACCTTCTGCGGGGTGCTGCGGAGGAGGGCGCTGGAGGAGGGCGCTCGCCTAGTGGGAGCTACACATATCGTGACAG GCCACAATGCCGACGATATGGCGGAGACAGTGCTCATGAACTTCCTGCGTGGTGATACGGGGCGGCTGGCACGGGGCGGAGTGCTGGGCTCTGGGGGCGAGGGGTGCGCCCTCCCGCGGTGCCGGCCACTGCAGTTCGCTTCGCAGAAGGAGGTGGTGCTGTACGCGCACTTCCGCCGCCTGCGCTACTTCTCCGAGGAGTGCGTGTACGCGCCCGAGGCCTTCCGCGGCCACGCTCGCGACCTGCTCAAGCAGCTGGAGGCGGCGCGGCCATCCACAGTGCTGGACCTCGTGCACTCGGCAGAGCGCCTCGCTCTTGCCCCGGCGGCTCGGCCGCCTCCTCCAGGCACCTGCTCCCGCTGCGGGGCGCTGGCCAGTCACACACTCTGCCAGGCCTGTGCACTCCTGGATGGCCTCAACCGAGGCCTGCCACGCCTGGCCATTGGCAAGGGCCGCCGCGTGCTGCAAGcccagccaccactgcccgggaaCCGGAGCCAGGCCACCAGTGACCCTGTGGCCCCACAGGGACCCTGCACCTGTGAGCAATCCAGAGATGGAGTCACCCTCTGCCGGGATGGAGGAGGCCAGGCAGGAGCCACCTGTGCCCTGCAGAGTGACCTGAGCGCCACTGAGTGA